The following are from one region of the Phycisphaeraceae bacterium genome:
- a CDS encoding sulfotransferase gives MTPDAFSVTDALREHAALDSLTPCFVIGPMKSGTTWLARALAEHPRIASSYESHAADVLLPRLGAAIDDYHATIDAWGRGPSVGLGATDALLLRRVALDRLLLRYLRESGKPADRVRVVADKTPMHALHVDELAALYPRARFILCTRDVRDAAVSAWKHLHELSGHRKGATFEEYARHYARDLWARPVRAAMESFSRLARERWMTVEYEAHKADPRSTLREVFAFLGVDSDDATTGRIADATDFRRFSGRPAGEERAMFYRKGVVGDWENHMTPELGEELTSLAITKHQDARAHS, from the coding sequence TGAAGTCGGGCACGACCTGGCTGGCGAGGGCGCTGGCGGAGCACCCCCGGATCGCCTCGTCGTACGAGTCGCACGCGGCCGATGTGCTGCTGCCCCGGCTCGGGGCGGCGATCGACGACTACCACGCGACCATCGACGCCTGGGGGCGGGGGCCTTCGGTTGGTCTGGGAGCGACGGACGCCCTGCTGCTCAGGCGCGTTGCTCTCGACCGGCTGCTGCTGCGCTACCTGCGCGAGTCGGGCAAGCCGGCGGATCGCGTCCGCGTGGTCGCCGACAAGACGCCGATGCACGCGCTGCATGTGGACGAACTCGCGGCGTTGTACCCGCGCGCGAGGTTCATCCTCTGCACGCGCGATGTGCGCGACGCGGCGGTCAGCGCGTGGAAGCACCTGCACGAGCTGTCGGGGCACCGCAAGGGCGCGACCTTCGAGGAGTACGCGCGCCACTACGCGCGGGATCTGTGGGCCCGGCCGGTGCGCGCGGCGATGGAGTCGTTCTCGCGTCTCGCACGCGAGAGATGGATGACGGTCGAGTACGAGGCGCATAAGGCCGACCCGCGCAGCACGCTGCGTGAAGTGTTCGCCTTCCTTGGCGTGGACTCCGACGACGCGACGACGGGGAGGATCGCTGACGCGACGGACTTCCGACGCTTCTCGGGGCGCCCCGCGGGCGAGGAACGGGCGATGTTCTATCGCAAGGGCGTGGTGGGGGATTGGGAGAATCACATGACGCCGGAACTGGGCGAAGAGCTCACATCGCTGGCCATCACAAAGCACCAGGACGCGAGAGCACACTCATGA
- a CDS encoding sulfotransferase, which translates to MTHLHSVDIDSQSFADWQSESRLIDALTPIFVIGPNKCGTTWMNRSLAAHPHAVGLRQESQLLTMRVPPLAAALEEFRAPSRKAWTEQKWVELTAEDTLFGLRQMIDRVVLRSLKVSGKWRPEQTRAFVEKTPQHARHALTLASLYPKAKFVCCLRDVRDAVVSAHGHMQGIQGSMTASSIESFAFYYLEHIYAPAIVGARSAARQLGPDRYIEVRYEDRKGDDPGELSRVLEFAGLDGAHLQACVDGGSFERYSGGRRPGEEARHFMRKGVAGDWVNYLRPDFAEILLRVTSESLGEWNNPPFATTRRGVCGPTPVVA; encoded by the coding sequence ATGACACACCTACACTCCGTCGACATCGATTCACAGAGCTTCGCCGATTGGCAGTCGGAATCGCGACTGATCGATGCGCTCACGCCGATATTCGTCATCGGACCCAACAAATGCGGCACGACCTGGATGAACCGCTCACTCGCGGCGCACCCGCACGCGGTCGGGCTGCGACAGGAATCGCAGCTGCTGACGATGAGAGTTCCCCCGCTGGCCGCGGCGCTCGAGGAGTTCCGCGCCCCGTCTCGTAAGGCATGGACCGAGCAGAAGTGGGTCGAGCTGACCGCCGAAGACACTCTCTTCGGGCTGCGCCAGATGATCGACCGTGTTGTGCTCCGTTCGCTGAAGGTTTCCGGGAAATGGCGTCCGGAGCAGACACGCGCCTTCGTGGAAAAGACGCCGCAGCATGCGCGACACGCGCTCACGCTCGCCTCGCTGTACCCGAAGGCGAAGTTTGTCTGCTGTCTCCGTGATGTACGAGATGCGGTTGTGAGTGCGCACGGCCACATGCAGGGAATCCAGGGGTCGATGACCGCCTCGTCAATCGAGTCCTTCGCGTTCTATTATCTCGAGCACATCTACGCGCCGGCGATCGTCGGCGCTCGCTCCGCGGCCAGACAACTCGGCCCCGATCGGTACATCGAAGTACGCTACGAGGACAGGAAAGGCGACGATCCGGGAGAGTTATCGCGGGTTCTGGAATTCGCGGGACTCGACGGCGCGCATTTGCAGGCCTGCGTGGATGGCGGCTCCTTCGAGCGCTACTCGGGCGGGCGTCGGCCCGGAGAAGAAGCCCGCCACTTCATGCGCAAGGGAGTTGCGGGCGATTGGGTCAACTACCTCCGCCCGGACTTCGCGGAGATTCTGCTTCGCGTGACCAGCGAATCGCTCGGGGAATGGAACAACCCGCCTTTCGCGACCACTCGTCGCGGCGTGTGCGGGCCAACCCCGGTCGTCGCGTGA